TGGTACCGTTAGTTATAGCAGTCATATATTCAGTAGTGCTCTGGTGATCAATTTGTTGATTAGAGTCCAAGTTGTAGACTTGTCATGCATGATAATGCCGCAGTGGCAGCAATATCAAAGTTAGTTTGGCAAGGTATTAGAGAGTTAAAAGAATATCTCTAAGTGGTTTGGTTAAGTCCTTATATTTTTAAAGAtcttataaaaaagaaaagtctttatatttttatagaGCTCCACAAATGGATAAACATTAACTAAATGGAAACAGGCCCAGGCTTCAATCAGATTGGAATCCACTATTTTCTTTCGCTTAATATTTGTTGCTTAATATGAAGTGCTCACATTTAAATACTTTCCACGGTATTTTATATGTGAACCTTTTCAAAGATAAATTAGCCTTTGCTTCGCTGGTTTTATTGGAATTTGTCGTAGTTCCAAACTTCTATGTGTAATTAATATAACTTCTTGCGATAAGTTTCTTCTGCCAAATTGTAAGGTGGATAGTCCTCCCATTGGATGCTGACCGTTCAATGGAATTAATGTTTCAAGAACTAGCAGGACTAGCATTTGGATGTTACTAAAAATAGAAATAGTTTTTCTTTCTCACAAGTGTATTGGATAGAAAGGTTAGCTTGAAATACTGCCTGGGTTATATTTGGATGAGAGCCTTGAGGTTGTTGGCCACTTAGTTCTTGagtttttttccatttttgacCCGTCGGCCCAAATAAGTTACGGCGGTAGCCAAAATTGGAGTAATTCATCAAATTGGTTAAATCTAAAATAATAACATACTCTCTATTTAATACGATCCCATTATACATATCGATATACATATAGATTCACCGACTACATTTCAGCCATCCAGCGATCCTGATCTATTTGAAAATTGCTAGAATTGATATATCCATATATCATGTTTCATTACGGCGGTAGCCAAAGtttacatataaaatatacacTGGTCAtgtatacaaaacctatacatttgctggccatttttttttttttttttgagcagtccaaaaatgtaattatctCTTAACAACTCTTTGCCACTCAGGCAATTCATCAAAAGTTAGAGTACCGCCTCTGCTTGCTTGAGTTCCCGTGTAATTTGCTTTAAATGACTTCCCCCTTTATCGTGATACTGAACAGCTAAAAAATGATGCAGGGTTTCTCCAAAAAGAATTGAAGGGCCAGATGGGAGAAATTTGCAGCTTCAATTCAGGTCTAAATTGTCACTACCTCTCTTTACCGGAGGGAAAGTAGAAGGAGAGAAGGGTTCCGCAATCCATATTGTCTTGCTGGATGGAAATACGGGCCATGTTGTAACATCAGGTCCAGAATCCTCTGTTAAACTAGATGTTGTTGTGCTTGGAGGAGATTTCAAtaatgaggatgatgatggTTGGACTGAAGAAGACTTCGAGTCTCACATTGTGAAGGAGCGTGATGGGAAAAGGCCGCTTCTTACAGGAGACTTGCAAGTGATATTGAAGGAAGGTGTAGGTAGTCTTGGTGAATTTTCATTTACTGACAACTCTAGCTGGATTAGAAGCAGAAAGTTCAGGCTAGGCTTAAAAGTTGTGTCAGGTTGTCGAGAGGGAATTCACATTCGTGAGGCAAAAACAGAAGCCTTCAGTGTGAAGGATCATCGAGGAGAATGTAAGTCTATATTATGTCAATTATGTGCCATTTTATTgagaaattgacataaatagccACCCGCCAAAataatagccagcaaatgtatatttgttttttgtatatgaatgtataatatatatataagatatacaTTACATAATAGTATATTACATAATGGTGtatatttttgggattttttcaTATCTGGCCCGTTGCCGATATTATTTACAGGAGCTAGCCAAAATATATGAAACCTATGTACTGATTATGTATgcttatgtatattatatgtatatattttgtatacaatatgcattttatatgtatatttatacttaatatacaaaacctatacatttgctgacttattcttttgagcggtccaaaaatgtatatttggctagcgaatgtaattatttttggtgACCAGCCAAATGTGTAACTTTCCCATTTTATATGCAAGTTACAATTATCTTATCTGTTGTAATTCTGTGACTGTCTTATTCATCAGTGTACAAGAAACATTATCCACCTGCATTAAATGATGATGTTTGGAGATTGGAAAAGATAGGGAAAGATGGATCCTTCCACAAGAGGCTAAATAAAGCTGGCATATTTACAGTGGAAGACTTTCTACGACTCATCGTGAGAGACTCTCAGAGGCTCAGAAATGTAATAATATCAAACCTGTAATATCGGAAATTAATTTAACGATTGTCTTTATATCTTAACATTTTCTTGTCATTTTCTCAGATCTTGGGAAGTGGAATGTCAAATAAAATGTGGGATGCTCTTGTGGAGCATGCTAAGACCTGTGTTCTTAGTGGGAAGCTTTATGTCTATTATCCTGATGATATGAAGAGTGTGGGGGTTGTTTTTAGCAATATCTATGAGTTGTGTGGTTTAATCTCTGGTGGACAGTATCATTCAGTTGATTCTCTTTCAGACGATCAAAAGGTTTGTATTATtgaattctttttcctcttttacgtaattattttttattcttttttctctttttgaatAAGTCATGGACCCATTGAACAATttgtaaaagaaacaaaagaaaaaatattatgCACCTCGAATTGCTTGCTGTAGCAGTGAAGAATTCAACTTTTCACTcgaaaaacaacaacaataataacatacccagtatagtcctacaagtggggtctggggagggtgggcTGTACGCAGAGTCGCAGACCTTACCTTTGCGGGGTggagaggttgtttctgatagaccctcagctcaagaaaatcatttttcagggCATGGTTTGAAAGAAATGCAAGAGTAAAAAActatgatgaaaatattgaagaaagaaaagtaaccaaaGTAAAAAAAACCAACAGTAGTAATAAAATTGAATAATAAGATAATGCTagcataataatgataatacCGGTAAGGGCACATATAGGCTCCAGACTAGAACCTTGCTCTACCACTGGAAGAGAGAAGATGATCGATTACCTACTAACCGTCTATCCTAATCCTCGGTCTCCATGCTCtcctatctagggtcatgtcctcggtgagcTGAAGAAATCTTTTCAAGTACttccaagaaaacatttaaTGTGTCATATTGGATACTGAAGTCCAGGAAATGGGCTCTATCAAGCATGTCCCTAAATGGGTTAAATCGAGGTTTTTGTTATTCACAGCCCAAATCTTTCGACTCAACCATGTTTGACCCTTAATTCTTTGAGACCGAATAATTTTCTAAAGTCATTTTTAGCCCATCTAAATCCGACCCAGCTCGTCCAGTTCCCATGCCTATTTTTAATGCAGTTTGTACGAATCTTTTACTAAAGCTGCTTTAGCCTATCTAAATCTGACCCATCTTGCCCAATCGCCACTCTATTTTGATGCAGTTCGCACCTTTCTTTTGTCTGTGTCATATTCTAGGACTTCGAAGTAGTGCTTATTACTTATTACTCCCTCCAGTCCAAAATAATTCATGTTTTAGGCTTGGGCACATGGATTAAGGAATTCACTTACTCCTAAAAGTTAAAAGGGGCTTTGACTAAAATACCttaattatgattttcttttctttttagggTAGACATAATTATCGTGGGTATTAGGAATGTGTCATGGGAATTGGGAATTAAAATACCTTCTTAGGTTTGTGAAATGTAAAAATTTTTTGGACCAACTTTTAAAGGCTAAaacatcaattattttggactggagggagtagtatataACATGTTAGTATCATTTGCATAAGCTTGACTTTGGATTGTTTTACTTTCCCTATATGAGGAAGATCTTAAGCAAACATCAAAATGTTCTTGCAGGAATATGTGGACAACTTAGTCAAGAAAGCATATGACAACTGGATGCATGTTGTTGAATATGATGGCCAATCTCTTTTAAGCATTAGTCAGAATAAAAGCTCAGATGCTCCTCAGTATGATCTTACAACTGGCTCTCAGAACCATTCTAGTTCTTTTGATCATCAACTCAATCTACCAAGCGTTCCCGCTTCAACTTCATCAGAGCAGCCTCCTATAAATCCAGGATTGAACATGGGATTGGGAGGTATAAATATGCATCAGATGCAAAATATTAGCTGACTGCTTAAGTTATGTTCATCTTGAATTGTGTTAAATTTTGCCCATTGGTTTGCTTTTACTGCTGTTTTGGCTTCTTAGTGAGCTCCTTTGGTCACTTGAAAGATAATTCATTGCCAGAaataggggtgtcaaatgggtgGGTTGGGCTGAACTTGGGCTGTTCAAAATGGGCTGAGTTGATAAATGGGCGGGTTATCGGTCCTcccaaaagttacttgggctgaaatgggctaaaaagcgggtcataacccaacccgcCCAATTCTACTAAGTTTTAGCatctttgtttattttgttataATTTTTAGTACTAATAAAGCtatcttttctttattatggctatatataacatatcaaataaaaaaaaatgtctttttgaAATCTTTTTTGACAAGATTTCTCATGGGTCAACTTTGGCTGCATATCAACTCATTTTTTTATGGGTTGAAATGGGCTGAGCTAATGAATGGGTGGGTTTGACAGTTGTTTTCATGGGCTAGTTTTGCCACCCCTAGCCAGAAATATGAATCTAAATGATAAGAATCTGCACACATCCAGTAACATAAGCCTGAACTCTCAGTGTACATTATGCATCGGATATTATCTGGCATGCCGTTGTTTCCTAAGTAAAACCATCAAGACTCAGTGTTTTTAAGCTTCTTGAGCTTTCtcttcatttaattaattatgccTTCATATCCAATAAGTTACGGTCATAGATCTTCGTATTAAGACATCAAGATTTGACATATAGCTTTAACTACTCAAGAGTTGgaaaaacaaattaattttcTCTCATCTGATTATCCATAGAGCATTGTAGCCTTAGCTGGTCAATAAAGAGGAGTGATTCTTGTGACTTTTGGCTTTTCATTGTCCTCTATTATACACGCATGCAAAGTTTTCTTTTTCCAGTTTCAGAAAAAATACACGTTTTCAAGTTTACTTGTAAAAAGTTGTCCATCTTGGCTCTGGGCTGTATTTCTTTAGAAAGAAATCTATTGTAGGTTTCTCACATATCACAAGTGATATTCCTGTGTCTAAGCAAGTTATTCATTATTTCAGCATATTATTCCCTCCAATAACTCAAATctctttgaaaaaaatatagcTAGTTCCATATCTCAACGGAGTTGGACTATGATAGAGTGCTGAATCAGTGTGAAAATTAAGCATGATTGTTCCTAACCAACTCATGAGCAGCTCTTTCTTTTCCTCTACTGCTGCTAAAATAATGTCCAAGTCGAATTTACTTCCTAGTCACCATACCTAGTCATGCTGTCTCATAAAATGGAATAGTATCTTATGCTATATATTTTACTgacatatttgacaaaaactCATTCTAGTTTTAAGTACTTGAATGCGTTATAACTCTCACCTAACAATTGGCTGATCTATTAGGTATGAAACTATGAATAACTGCTCGGTTGAGCTAACTCATTAGATATGCTATAACTAgagggtgtcaaatgggcgggttgggctAGATTTGGGCGGATCAAAATGGGCTGAGCTAAGAATTGGGCGGATCATTACTTGGGCTAATGGGTTAGGCTGAAATGGGTTAAAATGCAggtcataacccaacccgcccaattctttctaagttttaatttctttgtttgttcttttataattttgaaGTACCTAacgaaactattttttttctttattatggctatatataacatatcaaataaataaaaattgaaaatattttgacaagataTCTCATATGTAGCCCAATTCCTGTATGGGTTGAAATGGGCTAATAAATAGGCACGTCAATGATCAACCCGAACTTGGGCGGGTTGGGCGGGTCATGTTTTCATGGCTAATTTTGCTACCCCTAATAATGAGCATGTTTCTGTTTTGCCAGGGTATAACGGTAGTCTTATGGGTACATATACCACAGAGTCTCAGAACACGAATCTAAGTGTCAATGAACAGTTAAGTGGTGCTTCATTTCCTCAAAACCACTTCGTAGGCACGTCGCAACAAGCTCAGCCACCTGGAAGTGAGAGTATATTGGCCCTTCACCCATCACAGTCTTCATTTTCTAGCTTTTTTGCTGCTAGCACTCCTAATACATCCTATCAAGGAGCTGATGAGTTCTTCACCACTGAGGAAGAAATACGCACAAGAAGTCATGAAATGCTAGAGAACGACGACATGCAACAtcttctccatattttcaacatGGGTGGCCAGCATCATCATGCTTCTTCTAGTACCTCAGAAGATAATAATTACCCATATGCATCATCTTACATGCCCAGCATGTCTTCTTCAAGCTTTGGTATTAATGAGGACCGGACTCGTTCAGGAAAGGCTGTTGTTGGGTGGCTCAAACTTAAAGCAGCATTGAGATGGGGCATTTTCATCAGGAAGAAAGCCGCAGAGAAAAGAGCTCAAATTATTGAATTGGATGACTCCTAGATTTGATCTTTACACTTCTCAGTTCTCATGGCATCCACTTGGAGGCTGAATACACTTCGAATTTGATTGCTTGTGACGTATGTGTGCAATGGGATGTTTGGGCTTCCTCTCATGAGTCATGGGCACTATCACTCGCTATTTGAGTTTGTCGTTCAGCCATGAATACGCATCTGGTGTGGTGCTAGTTTAGGCTCAATCCAACATCTGGAAGTGGTCTGCGATTGTACTTACCTTCGAGGGAACAATCATTAGTTAGTGCTAATGATTTTCTCAGCATATGATCTGTATTTCTTGGTTCTGACGGATTCCCGTGATTAGACCCGTGTTGAAAAGTACATGAGCTACTTCTTGGAGACATGCAAGTAACTTCATTTCTCTTAAACTCAAGATGTTTGTTAGCTGCTAGTTTACtttcttattgatgttgactAGTGTAATTCCTATAGTTTTGTTGCAAAACCTGTTTCAATCAGAGAATGTTTGCTTTGTAAAACAGTTGTATAGGGAACTGATAAAAATATGATATTTGGGTGCTTTAAGCATTTGTTGTACATGTGTAGCTCCAATATATTTGGCATCTGTATCAGAGATTTTTAGCTTCATCCTCATCCAGGATACAAATCAAAGCATGCTTTCTTGCAGCAAAAAAAGATGTCATAACTAGCTAGTCTTTCTAGTTTCTAGCGCTTGTGCTAATTTACCCTACGGGTTAGAAATTCCTAAGCTAGTTTCCCAATATTCTTACTAACCTTTAGGGGCAAAACTGAATGATAACTAAGATaaataatattgagaaaagaagaaaaaatacttAGATAATTCACTTTAAGTACTGATTATGAGATAAATAATGAGACAAAAAAGCGGGGAACTCCCAGGAaaggggttaaaaaaaaaagcatcttACCTTTTATAAGAGTTATTATACTGGACGACTCATTTTCCAGTCAATCACTTTTTATATTTCCTTCTTGGTCTGCCACTTGAACAAAGTCACACTTTTATTTCCTTTAGCTCCAATTTAgttgtattattattactctTGAGATGACATAACGAATAAAGAAAAGTTTTTCcttaaaatatgtttgaatgaATAAGTCtcctaaaaatatattttataaatcagGAAGACCAAAGAGATCTCATTGCTATTTAAAGTCTCAAACCCACATGTTACTAGCCATATCCATATTCCTACTATTTTAGGCAACTATGGAGAAAGCATTCACCTTTCCTCTTAATACTTTTGTTGCTTCACTATGTTATGGCTAGTTCAGCCATGATCCAAACCAAGATTTCTACTGATCAACTAGCTCTTCTTTCTCTTAAATCTGAAATCATTTCGGATCCCTTTCACTTCTTTGATGAAAGCTGGTCTCCTGCTATTTCTGTTTGTCATTGGGTAGGAGTCACTTGTGGCCAGAGGCGAATTTAGGATTTCTGGAGCATGGGTTCACcactaaaaaaagaagaaaaaaaatgtattaagcGGGAATTGATCCCTAGTCCCCTAGGTAAATAACTCAATTTCcaaccaagtgcaccatttGGTCTTTTGTAGTATGTGTTCCAGTAGATAGTATTATagtaattttagaaaatatctACATAAAATACTTAGTTTTACGGCGAGATCATGTGTTCACGTGCTCCAAAAATAGGACCTAAAATCGCCCCTACTTGTGGCTCTTGCCACCAGAGAGTGAAGTCCTTGAATCTTACCAACATGGTTCTTACAGGCCGATCCCACCTGATTTTGGAAACCTCACATTTCTCGTTTCTCATCACTTGAAAAGCAACAATTTCTATGGCAATTTGCCTCAAGAAATGGCACACTTTCATCGGCTTAAGTTGCTTGATTTAAGTTTCAACAATTTCAGAGGGGAGATTCCTTCTTGGTTTGGGATTTTTCATCAACTTCAAGTTCTAAATCTTAGAAACAATATTTCACCGGTTCACTCCCCTCTTCATATTTTAACATTTCAAAGCTTGAAACTTTGGATTTGACATTCAATTCCTTAACGGGTGAAATCCCGATAGAGCTTGGAACAGTTGAAAATCTAAGATTTTTAAGCTTAGGTGGAAACAATCTCATAGGTTCTATCCCTCAGTCTATCTCGAACGCCTCAGTGTTGGAGACTCTAATTCTTTCATACAATTTCCTTCAAGGAAATATTCTAGAAGGGATTGGCAATCTTCACAACATGAACGTTTTGCTCATAGAAGTCAATCAGCTTACAAGTTCTATACCATTGGCAGTTTTTAACATTTCTAGAATTGAAGCAATTGGATTTACAAGCAATTACTTATCAGGAACTCTTCCTAATCATTTTTGCAATGGTTTCCCAATACTCAAAAGGCTTTATCTATCCACAAACAAACTTCATGGTCATACGCCTACGAGCTTGGCAAATTGttcaaaacttcaaatattGTCTCTATCAGGAAACAAGTTTGATGGACCAATACATCGTGAAATTGGAAGATTGAGTAACTTGCAGAAATTATTTCTCGGATCTAACCATTTCATAGGTATGACCCTGCATTATCTTATGAAGGTACAAGCATGCATTATCTTATGAATGCCAATACATTAATGTATTTAATTAACTCCACAAAAGTTTTAGTACACATGAATTGCAGGGGTAATTCCTCAGGAAGTCGGAAATCTTGTTAATTTGGTGGATTTAGGCATGGAGAGAAACCAGATTACCAGCTCTGTCCCAATCTCCATGTTTAATATCTCCTCCCTGCAATATTTGTTACTGGCGAATAACAATCTCAAGGGATCCTTACCACGGGAAATTGGCAACTTAACCAAGATGCAAGTTTTATATCTTAACGAAAATAGGTTTAATGGTACATATTCCAAGTGATAGcaaaaaatacaacttatacTAGATTGA
This genomic window from Lycium ferocissimum isolate CSIRO_LF1 unplaced genomic scaffold, AGI_CSIRO_Lferr_CH_V1 ctg473, whole genome shotgun sequence contains:
- the LOC132044536 gene encoding LRR receptor-like serine/threonine-protein kinase RGI5 — its product is MNVLLIEVNQLTSSIPLAVFNISRIEAIGFTSNYLSGTLPNHFCNGFPILKRLYLSTNKLHGHTPTSLANCSKLQILSLSGNKFDGPIHREIGRLSNLQKLFLGSNHFIGVIPQEVGNLVNLVDLGMERNQITSSVPISMFNISSLQYLLLANNNLKGSLPREIGNLTKMQVLYLNENRFNGEMPKDISNLVELEELGLEFNSFSGSLKMETFNISGLRMISLLHNNLSGIIPPNICSVLPNIEHLYLDKLTNLFGTIPHLISICSKLTALDLSSNKLSGLIPNSLGYLIRLQFLNLGEII
- the LOC132044543 gene encoding calmodulin-binding protein 60 B-like isoform X2; translated protein: MCHQNSKSVIVEALKVDSLQKLCSSLEPVLRRVVSEEVERALAKLGPTKLNARVSPKRIEGPDGRNLQLQFRSKLSLPLFTGGKVEGEKGSAIHIVLLDGNTGHVVTSGPESSVKLDVVVLGGDFNNEDDDGWTEEDFESHIVKERDGKRPLLTGDLQVILKEGVGSLGEFSFTDNSSWIRSRKFRLGLKVVSGCREGIHIREAKTEAFSVKDHRGELYKKHYPPALNDDVWRLEKIGKDGSFHKRLNKAGIFTVEDFLRLIVRDSQRLRNILGSGMSNKMWDALVEHAKTCVLSGKLYVYYPDDMKSVGVVFSNIYELCGLISGGQYHSVDSLSDDQKEYVDNLVKKAYDNWMHVVEYDGQSLLSISQNKSSDAPQYDLTTGSQNHSSSFDHQLNLPSVPASTSSEQPPINPGLNMGLGGYNGSLMGTYTTESQNTNLSVNEQLSGASFPQNHFVGTSQQAQPPGSESILALHPSQSSFSSFFAASTPNTSYQGADEFFTTEEEIRTRSHEMLENDDMQHLLHIFNMGGQHHHASSSTSEDNNYPYASSYMPSMSSSSFGINEDRTRSGKAVVGWLKLKAALRWGIFIRKKAAEKRAQIIELDDS
- the LOC132044543 gene encoding calmodulin-binding protein 60 B-like isoform X1 translates to MDRKRALDASSSEENQPDRKRPALASVIVEALKVDSLQKLCSSLEPVLRRVVSEEVERALAKLGPTKLNARVSPKRIEGPDGRNLQLQFRSKLSLPLFTGGKVEGEKGSAIHIVLLDGNTGHVVTSGPESSVKLDVVVLGGDFNNEDDDGWTEEDFESHIVKERDGKRPLLTGDLQVILKEGVGSLGEFSFTDNSSWIRSRKFRLGLKVVSGCREGIHIREAKTEAFSVKDHRGELYKKHYPPALNDDVWRLEKIGKDGSFHKRLNKAGIFTVEDFLRLIVRDSQRLRNILGSGMSNKMWDALVEHAKTCVLSGKLYVYYPDDMKSVGVVFSNIYELCGLISGGQYHSVDSLSDDQKEYVDNLVKKAYDNWMHVVEYDGQSLLSISQNKSSDAPQYDLTTGSQNHSSSFDHQLNLPSVPASTSSEQPPINPGLNMGLGGYNGSLMGTYTTESQNTNLSVNEQLSGASFPQNHFVGTSQQAQPPGSESILALHPSQSSFSSFFAASTPNTSYQGADEFFTTEEEIRTRSHEMLENDDMQHLLHIFNMGGQHHHASSSTSEDNNYPYASSYMPSMSSSSFGINEDRTRSGKAVVGWLKLKAALRWGIFIRKKAAEKRAQIIELDDS